The window TGGTGTATGATGAAGACCAAATTGCCGGCCTGCTGAGGCGTTCTGACTTCGATGTATTTCTCCTCAATACTCCCGATCATATTTTTGCTCTGCTCGACCCGCTGCTTGACTGTGTCGATGAGCCAATCGTCATAATCAACAATCAGTGCCGGGTGGTTGTTGTTAACGCTGCGGCCTGCAAAGAGTTCAAGGCCAAAAGAGAAGACGTTCTCGGGCAAGCAATAACAAACATGTTTGGGCCGACCTCGCCCAAAACCCTCCTTAAGAACAATGATTTCAAGCTGATTCAGAAGTTCAGGCAAAGCGACACCATCTATGTGGCAAATTGGACCTCCATTCGTCATGACGGGAGAATGATCGGAGGTTTTGCTATATTGCGTGACATAACCGACTACGAGTCGATGTCCACAGAGTTGGATCGAATAACTGATATTTCCAAGGAACTCAAGGCGATCATTGATTCTTCCTTTGATGGCATTTTTGTGACCGACGGGGAGAGTACAACTCTGAAAGTCAATACGGCCTATGAGCGCATAACAGGTGTCACCAGAGAAGAAGTCGTTGGCAGGACCATGAGTAGCCTGGTTGAGGAGGGCATTTATGATGAATCTGTCACCTTAAGGGTTCTTCGGGAAAAAATGCCTGTCACAATCGTACAGCATATCATGAAGACTGGCAAGACGGTCGTGGTGACAGGAAATCCGGTCTTTGACGGTGATGGCAACATCTTTCGGGTGGTGACCAACGTACGAGATGTAACCGAGTTGAATCAGTTGCAGAAAAAGATTAGCAAGATGGAACAGCTGCAGTCGCAATATGAGATAGAAATCCAGCAGCTGCGTATGCACGCTGATGATCAGAAGGATTTTGTCATAAAGTCGAAGAAAATGAAGGAGGTGTATACACTCGCTTTAAAGCTTGCCGAGGTGGACTCCACCGTTTTGATCCAAGGGGATTCCGGTGTTGGCAAAGAGGTCGTTTCCGAGATTATTCACCGCCACGGAGCGCGGCGGAATAGGCCTTTTGTCAAGCTCAGTTGTGCGGCAATCCCAGAAAATCTCTTGGAGTCGGAGCTGTTTGGGTATGCGCCGGGAGCCTTCACCGGAGCGAGCAAGGAGGGCAGGGCTGGTGTTTTTGAACTCGCTCACGGAGGAACCATCTTTCTTGATGAAATAGGGGAGATGCCGATGGGGCTGCAGGTAAAATTGTTACGCGTGCTGCAGGAGAGGGAGGTCGTCCGTATAGGTGGAGCCAAGCCCAAGAAAGTTGATATTCGCATCATGGCAGCAACGAACCGGGATCTGGAGCAGATGGTCCGTGAGAAGCTCTTTAGAAAAGATCTCTTCTACAGGCTCAATGTGGTGCCGGTTGTTATTCCTCCCCTCTGTGAAAGGAAAGAGGCCATTAGTCACTTTGTCTATTTCTTTCTCCGCAAGCACAACAAAAAACAGGGGTTGAGCAAGCAGATCACCACGGAGGCGCTGGAGGTCCTGGTCGGTTACGATTGGCCGGGAAATGTGCGGGAACTTGAAAATATGGTGGAGCAGCTGCTTATTATGGCACAGGGAGAGGTGATAACGGTCGAAGCCCTGCCAACCCGGCTGAGAACTCTGCTTTCACCAGTTGCCTCCGTGGCCCACGGGGAGAAACCATTCAAGGTGGCGCTTGAGGAGTTTGAGTGCAGGCTGCTTAAAGGTGCCATAGACAAGCACGGCAGTTCCCGTAAGGTAGCGAAAGCGCTGGGTATCAACCAGTCGACGGTGGTCCGCAAGGCCAACCGTTTCGGGATACAGTTTTGCGGGTGATCACCTGATGCCGGTCGGCATCAGGCGATGCGGATAAGCATCGGTGTCTTGGCATTCCTTTCGATAGAAGGGAAAACCAAATTGTTTGATAGCTGTTTAGAGTGAAAAATGAGTGTGGTTGATGCGAAACAGCATCAATTTTGTGGTGAATTGCTATGGTTGTCGAATATTCTTCCTCTGTTGAAAGCCATCTCCTTTCGATATTTCACTGTTCCCTTTCACCTCCTCCTGACAAAACATGTTTCTCATCGAAAACGGTGGGGTGGAACGTGGATGATGTCACTTTTATCCAGTTATGGCAAATGATTGCCAATCTGCTGGATATTCCCTTTCTGAATGACCATTCAAGGGATCCGTGTATCAGGTTGGTTGGGCCAAATCCAGTCTCATTTTCAAGGAATGACTGAAAATGACAAAAATGTACACTCCGGGCGCGCTTCTTGCTTTACTTGTAACCACCGGCACGATAGCCGGGTTCTCTGCGCGGAGAATTGATGAAATTCAAGCAGGACAATTATTCACGTTTAACCAGGAGTGATTGTACATGAAAGCAAAGAGAGAATATGGTGCATGCCAACCGGGCATACGTATGGGGTCGTTAACCTTCCGTTTGCCTTTCATCCACTACCGATTCGAAATAGCCGATTATCTGCAGGGGCTGCTGATGTGCACGGTTTGCCTTGCGATTATACCGGTACTGACGGGTAAACTGGGGATGTCCTTCGAGGTCGCACTGGCAATCGTCATTATCAACGGAACGCTGTACCTGGCTCATGTAACTTTCGGTGATCCCGTGATTCCGGGCTGGATAACCCCCGCAATTCCACTGCTGATTGCCTACGTTGAAACCTTCGCGCCCGGGGCTGCGCGGATGCAGGCACTTATTGCCTTTCAGCTCACCTTCGGAGTGTTTTGTGTCTTTCTCGGGGTGACCGGTCTGGCGAAGCGTTTTGTCTCCCTTATTCCCAATGCCGTGCAGTCAGCCATCTTGCTGGGGGCCGGCTTTTCCGCGGTCATGCTGGTCTTTAAGCCGGGCGAGGGCTTGAAGAGTTTTGACTCCAATCCATGGACCATTACCATCTGCATAGGTATCGCCTTTTATCTGTTGTTTTCAGAGCATTTCAAGAAGCTCAGGCGTAAGAACAAGTTCATGTATTACCTTGGTAACCTCGGCATGATGCCTGCGCTTGCCCTGGCAATTTTCGTCGGACCACTGCTTGGCGAGCTACCGTGGCCGACTTACGACGGCAGCATCATCACCCACCCTGATTTTGCAGGCCTGTTCAGGGACTTCACCGTATTTGGCAATATCCCGTTTCCCCCACTGGAGATGTTCATTACCGGTCTGCCCATGGTGATCAGCTGCTATATAGTTGTTTTCGGTGATGTAATTCAGTCACAGGCTCTGCTCGATGACGCCCAGAAATATCGTCCCGATGAGAATGTCGACTACAATCCCAACAGGTCCCACATCATTTTTGGTGTCCGTAACAGCATTATGAGTTTCCTCGGACCGGATATTTCCATGTGTGGCCCTCTCTGGGCGGCAATGCAGGTTGTGGTGTGTGAGCGGTACAAGCATGGTCCGAGAGCGATGGACTCCATCAATGGCGGCGCCGGTTCCTTCCGCATGGGAACCTGGACCGGTTATTTTCTTGCCCCGATCGTCTCCACAGTGAAACCGATCCTCGGAGTCGGTCTGGCCTCCACCATGCTGATTCAAGGCTATGTGAGTGTACGGGTTGGTGTGCTGAAGTCGCGGGGATTCAACGACCTCGGCATTGCCGGCGTCGCTGGCGCAATCCTTGCCACCCGAGGCGCCGCCTGGGGATTGGGCTCAGCAATTCTTCTTACTTTCTTGATTTACCTCAGCAGTTTTCCCAAGGCGTACGAGAAGGAAGATCCGATCTTTCCCTGCGATTCACCTGAGAATATTGAAAAGCAAGTCGCTGAAGCATTGAAAGGAAACATGAGGAACTGATCGAATGGCACAAATTGTCGGGTATCAACAGGGCAAGGAGCAGAAGGTTCCGCTCACCCAGGTAGCCCTGATAGTCATAGTTGGGTTTTCCCTCATCGGTTTCATGCTGGTGTCTGATCAGAAGTGGCAGGAGCATATGGTCTCTTTGGTATGCGCCGTACTGGTGATTCTGGTCCTGGTCTATTTCGCATCCAACAGGAAAAACCCAAACTGGTGGAAGCGGTATTTCAAGAAAGCCGACCACGCGCGTCACTTGCAGGGAGAAAAAAAGATTGTCGAGGCTCTCAGCAAACTGGGTGACGATTACACCATCCTCTGTGGCTTCACCCTGGAGTTGATCCATGTGAGTTTTTTGGTCCTGTCACCGAAAGGGATCTTTGTCATTGGCAAGGCTACGTTACCCGGAGCGATTCGGGTAGAGCAGGAGACTCTTATGGCCGGTGATGAATCCCTTGCCAAGTGTACCGGCAATTTGTGGCGAGTAAGTCATCTGGTGAATCTATTGATAAAGAAAGGTTATAGCACTGAAATCATGCCCAAGCCAATCCTGGTTCCAACCCATAGCGATTCATTGCAAGAGGCGCTGTTTGACGGCATATCCATCGTCAAGCCAGAAGGGTTGGCATTGCTGGTTGAAACACTCGCAACAGAGGAAATTCGACCAGACCTGATACACGGTTTCACGGCTTATCTGTATCAAAGGTATTTCAAATAATTTGGGCATATGTGAGCACTTCTCAATGCGGGCAGCTTATGCTGTCTGCTAGAGGTGCTTGAATATGGCCCCTTACGACATGCACATCGCGCCAATCTCCGGGCGGTGTGTCAGGAGATGCTGTTATGTCAAATATAAAGATGTTTCGTACCACCGAGCGCCTGGTCATGGGAGCCGGTGCAATCAATAATATCGTTCAGGAAATAGCCGCTCTGGGGGGCAGCAAACCGATGATCGTCACTGATCCCGGCCTGGTGGCCACAGGCATCATCGAGCGCCTGGAGGAACTCCTGAGTGAAGGAGGGTTGCAATGTGCCAGATTCGACAAGGTCGAGGCTGATCCCCGTTATGAACTGGTCAATGAAGTCGTGCAGCTGGTACAGGCAGAAGGTGTTGACTGCATTATCGGTATCGGTGGCGGCTCTTCCCTGGATATCGCCAAAATCGTTGCGGTAATGGTCAACAACCCAGGCAGCGTGGCAGAATATTTCGGTATCGATCTGGTGAAAAAGCCTGGTCTGCCCATGGTGCTGATTCCGACCACTGCCGGCACCGGCAGCGAGGTTACCCCGATCGTCATTTTGTCCGATCATCAAGAAAAACTGAAGAAAGGAGTGGTCAGCTCACATCTCTTTCCTGATTGCGCGCTGCTCGATGCGGAGTTGACGGTCGGTCTGCCGCCTGCGGTGACCGCTGCCACCGGCATGGATGCGCTTATTCACGCCATGGAAGCCTATACCTCGATCAACGCCAACTCAACCACGGATATGCTGGCAGTCAAGGCGATGGAGCTGATTTTCGATAATATCAGGACAGCTTACGCCAACGGGCAGGACATCGAGGCGCGAGAGAAGATGCTCGAGGGCAGCATGCTTGCCGGCATGGCCTTTGCCAATGCCGGGGTGACCGCCGTTCATGCCTTTGCCTATCCGATAGGTGCAGAGTTCCATATTCCCCATGGTATCGCCAACACCATCATGCTGACACCGGTGATGGAGTTCAATCTCATAGGAAATATAGAGAAATTTGCTGAAATTGCGAAAATTTTCGGGGAAGGCGAAAAGGGCATGAGCCAGCGAAAGCTGGCAGAACTCGGAGTGGCTGCAGTCAAACAGCTGGCGGATGACCTCAATGTACCCCAAAACCTTACTGCGTATGGGGTGAAGGACGAGGATATACCGGGTTTGGCGGAAGGAGTGATGAAGGTTACACGCCTTTTAGCCAATAATCCGAGGACGCTTCAGCAGGAAGATGCTGAAAACATCTATCGGCGTGTTCTTTAGCGGGGAGGAGGGCTTGTGTACGGATTCTATAATAAACTTTTGAAAATAGATGTTACTGATAACAGCTTTGAGTCAATTGAAATCACAGATGAACTGCTGCGTGAGCAAATGGGTGGCAAGGGTTTGGCCAGTCACCTGTTGATGCAGCTCAACCCCCCGGGGGTGGATCCTCTGGGGCCTGATAACCACCTTATTTTCTCTGTCGGGCCTGTGGCGGCGACACGGGTCTGGGGTTCCTGCCGGTACGGGGTGTTCACCAAATCCCCCCAGACCGGTTTCTATGCAGAGTCCTACTCCGGTGGAACCGTGGCCGAATACATCGCCGCGACCGGCTACGACGCCATTGTTTTCCATGGGCGCTCAGAAGAGCTGGTGTGGGTGGAAGTATCGGATGACACCGTGCGGTTCCATTCGGCGGAGCAGCTGCGTGGCCTGGACACCTATGCCACCGAGGACCGAATCAAACAGTGGATTTCCGCTAACAGACCGGAGACACCAAAATGCGGGGTGTCGGTGGTGGGTCCGGCCGCCGAGAACGGGGTGACGTTTGCCTTGATTGAAAACGACTACTGGCGATCTGCGGGACGAACCGGCGCCGGCGCCGTGCTGGGTGCCAAAAACATCAAGGCCATCGCTTTTCACGGCAGGCAGAAAGCCGAGGTGGCTGATCCTAAACTGGTGGCCGCATTTGCCCGGGAGTTGTCGGAAAGAAGCAAGACCGACAATGGGGTGAAGGCGTATAAAAAGCTCGGCACCCCAATGATGGTCGACGTGCTCAATGAGGCCCGGGCATTTCCGACCAGGTACTGGTCGAAAGGGCAGAGCGAACATCGGGAAAATATCAACGCCACCGCCTTGCATGAGCGGTGCGAGGTCAGACCCAATGCCTGCAGAAAATGTTTCATGGCCTGCGGGCGCCTGTCGACGGTCAAGAGCGGGAAACATCAAGGCCTGACCGTCGAAGGACCGGAGTACGAGACCATTTACGCCTTTGGTGGCCTCTGCGAAGTGGATAACATTGAGGATATCCTCTATCTCAACGACCTCTGCGACCGGTTGGGTATGGACACCATCACCGCAGGTAATTTGGTGGGGTTGGCCATTGAAGCCGTGCTTCAGGGTCGTATCGAGCTGGATCTGAGCTATGGAGATACCGAGGCAATTGCCCGACTCTTGCGGGACATTGCCTATCGGCAGGGCTATGGCGATGTGTTGGCCGATGGCATCAAGGTGGCTGCGGAGCAGTGGGACATGGTGGATCAAGCAATCCATGTCAAGGGACTGGAACCGGCCGGGTACGACCCGAGGGTTCTGAAAGGTATGGGGCTTGCCTACGGCACCTCCGCCCGTGGCGCCTGTCATCTGCGGGCGACCTTCTATAAACCGGAAATTACCGGAATGAGCGACCCCGAGAAAATTCAGGGCAAGTCTGAGATGTTCGTTGAATGGGAAGACCGGCTCACCTTTTTTGATACGCTGATTCTCTGTCGATTCTACCGCGACATGTACCAGTGGCAGGAGTTGGCCACCATGGTAAAAGGAGTAACCGGTCTTGATCTAAGTGAACAAGCCATGGTAGCTATTTCAAGACGTATCACTGATAACACCAGGTTGTTCAATATCCGTGAGGGATTGACCGTTGAGGATGATAGACTGCCCAAGCGGTTTGCCAGAGAGGTCTTGCCTGAATCTGGCCGGGTGATCTCTGAGGAAAATATGACCATTCTTCTGGGGAATTACTACAAAACCAGGGGCTGGGACGAGGAAGGTATACCGGTGCCTAAAGGTTAGAACGAAATCGAGATACAGAGTGACTCGTGGAGTTGTGGTGGTGCCCTGTTTAGGGCGCCACCTGGCTCGGGGGTACATAACCGCTGGAGTGAGAATGTTTGTTGTATCACCGGAAGCACTGGAATAC of the Desulfosediminicola ganghwensis genome contains:
- a CDS encoding iron-containing alcohol dehydrogenase; translated protein: MSNIKMFRTTERLVMGAGAINNIVQEIAALGGSKPMIVTDPGLVATGIIERLEELLSEGGLQCARFDKVEADPRYELVNEVVQLVQAEGVDCIIGIGGGSSLDIAKIVAVMVNNPGSVAEYFGIDLVKKPGLPMVLIPTTAGTGSEVTPIVILSDHQEKLKKGVVSSHLFPDCALLDAELTVGLPPAVTAATGMDALIHAMEAYTSINANSTTDMLAVKAMELIFDNIRTAYANGQDIEAREKMLEGSMLAGMAFANAGVTAVHAFAYPIGAEFHIPHGIANTIMLTPVMEFNLIGNIEKFAEIAKIFGEGEKGMSQRKLAELGVAAVKQLADDLNVPQNLTAYGVKDEDIPGLAEGVMKVTRLLANNPRTLQQEDAENIYRRVL
- a CDS encoding aldehyde ferredoxin oxidoreductase family protein — its product is MYGFYNKLLKIDVTDNSFESIEITDELLREQMGGKGLASHLLMQLNPPGVDPLGPDNHLIFSVGPVAATRVWGSCRYGVFTKSPQTGFYAESYSGGTVAEYIAATGYDAIVFHGRSEELVWVEVSDDTVRFHSAEQLRGLDTYATEDRIKQWISANRPETPKCGVSVVGPAAENGVTFALIENDYWRSAGRTGAGAVLGAKNIKAIAFHGRQKAEVADPKLVAAFARELSERSKTDNGVKAYKKLGTPMMVDVLNEARAFPTRYWSKGQSEHRENINATALHERCEVRPNACRKCFMACGRLSTVKSGKHQGLTVEGPEYETIYAFGGLCEVDNIEDILYLNDLCDRLGMDTITAGNLVGLAIEAVLQGRIELDLSYGDTEAIARLLRDIAYRQGYGDVLADGIKVAAEQWDMVDQAIHVKGLEPAGYDPRVLKGMGLAYGTSARGACHLRATFYKPEITGMSDPEKIQGKSEMFVEWEDRLTFFDTLILCRFYRDMYQWQELATMVKGVTGLDLSEQAMVAISRRITDNTRLFNIREGLTVEDDRLPKRFAREVLPESGRVISEENMTILLGNYYKTRGWDEEGIPVPKG
- a CDS encoding NERD domain-containing protein, with the protein product MAQIVGYQQGKEQKVPLTQVALIVIVGFSLIGFMLVSDQKWQEHMVSLVCAVLVILVLVYFASNRKNPNWWKRYFKKADHARHLQGEKKIVEALSKLGDDYTILCGFTLELIHVSFLVLSPKGIFVIGKATLPGAIRVEQETLMAGDESLAKCTGNLWRVSHLVNLLIKKGYSTEIMPKPILVPTHSDSLQEALFDGISIVKPEGLALLVETLATEEIRPDLIHGFTAYLYQRYFK
- a CDS encoding sigma 54-interacting transcriptional regulator, translated to MDVLDIMHDRIVFLSADATLRDAAKKCDQNRDREIVVKTSDGIPVGVVTRDDVVAALAAGAMPDANVGSMTRSSVGSTLSNVPIDSLVNEPFDRWVVYDEDQIAGLLRRSDFDVFLLNTPDHIFALLDPLLDCVDEPIVIINNQCRVVVVNAAACKEFKAKREDVLGQAITNMFGPTSPKTLLKNNDFKLIQKFRQSDTIYVANWTSIRHDGRMIGGFAILRDITDYESMSTELDRITDISKELKAIIDSSFDGIFVTDGESTTLKVNTAYERITGVTREEVVGRTMSSLVEEGIYDESVTLRVLREKMPVTIVQHIMKTGKTVVVTGNPVFDGDGNIFRVVTNVRDVTELNQLQKKISKMEQLQSQYEIEIQQLRMHADDQKDFVIKSKKMKEVYTLALKLAEVDSTVLIQGDSGVGKEVVSEIIHRHGARRNRPFVKLSCAAIPENLLESELFGYAPGAFTGASKEGRAGVFELAHGGTIFLDEIGEMPMGLQVKLLRVLQEREVVRIGGAKPKKVDIRIMAATNRDLEQMVREKLFRKDLFYRLNVVPVVIPPLCERKEAISHFVYFFLRKHNKKQGLSKQITTEALEVLVGYDWPGNVRELENMVEQLLIMAQGEVITVEALPTRLRTLLSPVASVAHGEKPFKVALEEFECRLLKGAIDKHGSSRKVAKALGINQSTVVRKANRFGIQFCG